A single genomic interval of Terriglobus albidus harbors:
- a CDS encoding FG-GAP-like repeat-containing protein has protein sequence MRKGPVLLNVLLTAVSALASGPSFTPDVRFTGPTAKGWNKVGQASWSADTGTITGKPAGNGGGWLVLDNSYQDVSFYTEFRCEDSCETGVLLRAEKTSDGGMKGVYVSLDDSTLNTYAVAIDSNGKMVKQEKLPRGGVLARLTPPPSPSQLQSDNRPRPQSPSVDLPLKPADTSLRPHEWNSVEIFFDANTVRSFLNDGRQQGAMVEDGGYGPVALYAGGKGAVQFRNVAYMDMSVKVRDEEKVGPHFRKQRLSDFYYSWGTAAADFNKDGVLDVVSGPYIYYGPDYRKSREIYYAFPSNPLTEFASDSTMEFAADFDGDGWPDVLTVNFGGGPGAQLYINPKGEHRRWQKYAVGTGVQSEIALLRDIDGDGKPELVYSGAGHVRYAKPDPAKPTEKWIVHDISDAGYGVAHGIGVGDINGDGRIDVLNPYGWWEQPAAGADSGPWTYHPAAFAQFGRGLMGGSVMAVYDVNGDGKNDVVTSLNAHGWGLAWYEQKRDSAGKISFTEHMVMNDQSAKNAGGVAFSELHGTSYADVDGDGIPDFIAGKRYFSHLDTNIDPDPRGAPVLYWYKTVRNPKAAGGAELVPELIDTHSGVGSDVLAVDLNHDGAIDVITSTRFGTFVYWGIPRHVAASTQK, from the coding sequence GTGAGAAAAGGTCCGGTTTTGCTGAACGTATTGTTGACGGCGGTGAGCGCGCTTGCGTCTGGACCTTCTTTCACACCCGATGTGCGATTTACGGGACCGACGGCTAAGGGTTGGAACAAAGTAGGTCAGGCGAGCTGGAGCGCTGATACCGGCACGATTACGGGAAAGCCGGCAGGAAACGGCGGAGGCTGGCTCGTACTGGACAATTCGTACCAGGACGTCAGCTTCTACACGGAGTTCCGTTGTGAAGACAGTTGTGAGACTGGAGTGTTATTGCGCGCGGAGAAGACGTCAGATGGCGGGATGAAAGGTGTCTACGTATCGCTCGATGATTCAACGCTAAATACCTACGCGGTGGCGATCGACTCCAATGGAAAGATGGTGAAGCAGGAGAAGCTGCCGCGCGGCGGTGTGCTGGCTCGGCTGACTCCTCCCCCTTCTCCTTCTCAATTGCAGAGCGACAACCGGCCCCGGCCGCAGAGCCCCAGCGTCGATCTTCCTCTTAAACCTGCCGATACCTCTCTTCGACCTCACGAGTGGAACTCGGTGGAGATCTTCTTTGATGCCAATACGGTTCGATCTTTTCTCAATGATGGCCGCCAGCAGGGGGCGATGGTCGAAGACGGCGGCTATGGGCCTGTAGCTTTGTATGCCGGCGGTAAGGGTGCCGTTCAGTTTCGCAACGTCGCTTATATGGATATGTCAGTGAAGGTGCGGGATGAGGAGAAGGTCGGTCCACACTTCCGAAAGCAGAGGCTGAGCGACTTCTATTACTCGTGGGGAACAGCCGCCGCGGACTTCAACAAAGATGGTGTGCTCGATGTCGTCTCCGGACCGTACATCTACTATGGTCCGGACTATCGGAAGTCCCGGGAGATTTACTACGCATTCCCCTCCAATCCCTTGACTGAGTTTGCGAGCGATTCGACGATGGAGTTTGCCGCAGATTTCGACGGAGACGGCTGGCCCGATGTTCTGACCGTAAACTTTGGCGGCGGCCCTGGAGCACAGCTCTACATCAACCCAAAGGGTGAGCACCGCCGCTGGCAGAAGTATGCGGTAGGCACAGGGGTGCAAAGCGAGATCGCGTTACTGCGAGATATCGACGGAGATGGCAAGCCGGAGCTGGTCTACAGCGGAGCCGGACACGTCCGTTATGCTAAGCCCGATCCTGCCAAGCCTACGGAGAAATGGATCGTGCATGACATCTCCGATGCCGGTTATGGAGTCGCTCATGGAATTGGTGTTGGTGACATCAATGGCGACGGACGGATCGATGTCTTAAACCCTTACGGATGGTGGGAGCAGCCGGCTGCCGGGGCTGACTCAGGTCCGTGGACCTATCATCCCGCCGCTTTCGCGCAGTTCGGCCGAGGCCTGATGGGCGGCAGCGTGATGGCAGTCTATGACGTGAACGGTGACGGAAAGAACGATGTTGTGACCTCACTCAATGCGCATGGCTGGGGGCTCGCCTGGTACGAGCAGAAGCGGGACAGCGCGGGCAAGATCAGTTTTACCGAGCACATGGTCATGAATGATCAGTCTGCCAAAAACGCCGGCGGAGTAGCGTTCTCGGAGCTGCACGGCACATCGTATGCGGATGTTGATGGCGATGGGATACCGGACTTTATCGCAGGGAAGCGCTACTTCTCCCACCTCGATACAAATATCGATCCTGACCCGAGAGGGGCTCCGGTGCTGTACTGGTATAAGACCGTCCGAAACCCCAAGGCTGCCGGTGGAGCAGAGCTGGTTCCTGAGTTGATCGATACGCACAGCGGTGTTGGCTCGGACGTACTCGCTGTCGACCTGAATCATGACGGAGCGATCGATGTCATAACATCTACCCGCTTTGGAACATTTGTTTATTGGGGCATTCCGCGGCATGTTGCTGCGTCCACGCAGAAGTAA